The DNA region gtcaataatttatttttggaatcCAAAGAAATGGTAACGTTATTAAATGTGATAGGAACTGAAAGTGTtttcattgttaaattttagtgtAATGTAGCCACTTGGTATCTATCAGTAGATACTCAACTGTATCTTGCATCACTAATAATATTGTACATCatgataaaatacaatttgggATTAAAGACCCTTATTGcactttttagttttataagtttaatttatgcagGTGTAATATATTACAACCATGTTGATATGGTAGTTCAAATTGGTCCAGagtaagttatttaaataaaaaacatataaattaagctGACATGATTATTATAGGATTAGCAAATTGGAAAAACTCATATCCACTCGTTCAATAGATATTTTGTACTTCTCTACAATTGCCAACACCAACACCTTTATTTTGGGCCTCTGTTTTGggcttatatattataaaaaaactcgTAAAGAACAATATCTATATAACAACAAAGTAAGTGTCATCCCCCACTCTTTTTTCACCAACCaccatcattaataaaatttgtagacAATGTCTGTGATATTCTACCTATCTGGATCGCTATCATTTATCGTACTTTTCATAACCAGCACTTATAACCATCGAGGTGTACTTGGTGCTTTGGTTGGCTCATTGCTAAAACCAATATTTTGTTTGGGAATATGCATATTCCTGCTTGGCGTTGCCGAGGGCAGAGGAGGTAATGTATCAGTACATGCCacaccattttattaattttacttaccgtaggaattgtaaaaaaaatatgtgaagcGAAAATATTTAGTGTGGTGGCCAACTTCACTTACTGCAcgtatatatttcattttgctgtCGTTTTCCAGAAACACATCACACAGAGAAACCTATTAAATCTCAACATGTTTACGCTCGTAAGTAACacatgaaacaatttttaatacagagattttagttatttttttgttgtagatgtacatatttttgacTGATGTATTTCAGTCATTTTGGGTTGGATTCGTGATGTATTTTCTCATAGAGAAACCAATGCAAAACTTACAAAAGACTTATGGACCAAAGACTTCAAAAATTGCCTACAAAACatgttaagtattaaattaaatacttgttttaaatttttattttaacttttttaattataatagcaTGTACTTTggaaatttgtgtaaaaaagtAGAGACTGTCGGCAAGGATGgtacaatttttgtattttatttttaataaataattgaaaagtgtgctaaccatatttttttaaaacatgagTCTATTTATTGCAActatgttttcaaattaacagaaaaataatagtaaaataatctttacattacattgtaatgtaaatgtatataattaatgtaataaatagttggttacaaattttcaaacaatgctttacaattaaaatgatattacaattactttttttcacAAGACGacaaaaaattacagtttGTCTGAgaataactaaatgaaaacCTTGTATTCATTTTGTCTGCAAATATTCATAcctcttaaattattaataagtgtTATACCAATATCACGTCCTTGTTTTACGTGCAGATTAACAGTAAAAGTACAGATCATGCATAATTGCCTATGGATTATCAACTCTAtagtaatatgaaataatcttGGATTAAGAACAATGAAaccacttaaaaataataataactgaaaaataattattatttataaatagatgcATTCTGTTCAGTGTACGCACTGGCCATCACGTATTACTCTATAGTATACATCAGAAaatgcttattttttaaacatttcgaCACTGTAATGTCATGGATATGTCCTGATTTTCAAGTGTAAATGTATCAACTTTTATTTTGTCGTTTTATGCATGTATTGATGTGATCGTGAGTGGTAATTTGGTAGTTGTATGCACTTTCAGTTTggattacataatttatatattgttaatatcgTTAATGATCTGATGTGGGTTTaagtaaattacattattcattaaaaatcaagGATTGCCACTCTCATTTTCATAAGAAAACACAAACTACTTCTTAATTTcgttgtaattatattataaagttaataaatttaaaaattggatttatgATGGAGGTTATAAGCGGAATTGTCAAAGCGTTAGAAATAATACGttcaattatacattttaattggcttgtaaaaataaaagaatagcaaaattaaaagaatgcaGACTTGCACTTTCGGACGTGTAGAATCAAATGAAATGTTCTACTCGTATTTCttcgaataataaaatgttactgtTCTGTACAGTGATTGTGATAATTGTCGGTATCAGTTTAGAAGTAAAAAGTGATTTAATTCCAGGTGAGAGAACTGAGAATATTTGtgattttacaaaaaagaaatgattaatattgaaCACACCAATTAAAAAGGTATTCTGGAATTTTTTTAGATGACATATACGATGAATTTCCTCCCATTTTTCATATCGACGATCAAAACAAATGTCACCAAGAAAACAAGCATTTTTGCAGAGTTTCCCTAAAACTGAACCCCATCAATGAATCATCTGAAATATGGAAGAGCATATtggtaaaaatgttaaaatttttaaaatttaaatacattataagatttcttttagaaaaccaaagaaaatattaattattataaccacGACGAGTTGTTTTATGCAATATGTGTGGAGGATGCTTGTCCCCAATATCAAATAGAACCCAATCACATTGGAGACgtaataagaaaatgttattCTAAAAAACATCAACATTTGGGACTGGACACAAAAGTTGTTGACTATAATTGCAAAGATCATATatatgaaattggaaattatgaaattatattcatgtaggtttaatacatttttaaattgtgataaattaCTCTTTACATTTTAGGTGTTCTTTTGGACTGTATATGTCATTAGTTCTCTTTGCCACTTATTATGACTATAAACATGGGAAACACAAAACGGTTAAATTTGGAAGTAAGTAAACTTATTACCacattgataaatatattttataaacaaataattttagtggACATAATTAAAAGCCTGTCAATAGTTACGAATTGGgagaagattaaaaaaataaacgaacaaCCAAAACTTCGATGCATGCAAGGCATCAGATTCTACACAATGTTGCTGGTAATATTTTGCCACACTTATGCCAGTTTTATTGGAGGATATGTGCAagatactaaatatttagaacaggtataaaataattattaaaattaaactaattaaaggttattaaattaaaaaatattctgaaataaatCTATTGACCAAAGCGAAATTTCAGCATTAATTTGCaggatttcaaaaattttgcatCTGGTTATTTTTGTCAACTTATATTCTGCACATTTCATCAGAatctaattaaagtttttacgtCACAATGCTGAATTTTATGCATACTgacaattttacttattaatcattcatttttacttaatatgtCTTGTTTGTACTTCATTCGTTCCACTATAATATGCAAACAATATGTTCCATTGATCTTTtgaacaaatattcaaaaataaattatttaaaaagtttatattattttcagatataCTTGAATCCCCTAAGACATATGTTGAACAATTGGTTGGTGTTTCTGGTCCAAACATTCTTTTTATTCTCAGCTTGGCTACTCTCCTATCACTTCTTTCAAACACTAGAGAAATCGTCAGTATCTTTAAAAAGATACGTCacactaacatttattaaCAGATATTTAAGGTAACTTTTAGAAATTAcccaacaatattttactaatttttactatttgctTTAGAATTATACCTCCAGTTTTTCTTATAACCACCTTCGGATACAGCACatggatttttaatttcttatacaaTGGACCAGTAAAAGACCAATATTCTGACTTGGAATACAAAATTTGCCAAAAAAATTGGTGGACGAcactattgtttattaataacatatctACAGAACCTGAGATGGTAACGTGTTAAAACATTTTCCACACCAAAATACATTTGTTTCATTTGCagtgttattttattacgtgGTATCTGTCTGCAGACACACAACTGTATTTACTATCGTTGTTAATTTTCTCAGTCATATGGAAATTTAGAAACAGAGCTTTTTctattatatcaatatttatagtgGTGGGCATGGCAATTCCTGGCATTGTCGGTTACATATTTGATTTGGACATAATTTTCAGAATATCACCAGAGTAAGTTAATTCTGTGTTAAAAGTGaacattttacacattttgacGTTTCAGGAACTCCAAACTAAACAATTTCAGaacgtttttatttaacgCCACTTACACATCAACTTATTCAAATATGGCAACTTACATGATAGGGTTAATGTTcggatatatttattacaaatgccGGCAACGTAGAATATTTGATAACAAGGTAAAAGTGTTTATTGAATTATCgactattaattaacaatgttttctggttttagattaaaaaattactatggtggattttatttttgggCCTTCCCATAATGGTTGTAAGAATTACGTGCTACCAATATTCCAGATTAACTTCGGCTCTGTTAATAGTGATTTTACGTCCACTTTATTCCATTGGAATTGGAGTCGGAATTTTAGGAATGAGCGAAAAAATAGGAGGTAGTACTTCGATTAATATTGAGTATCTAATTTAtcactttattatttcaggcTATGCACAAAGTGTGTGTGAATGGAGGCCAGCAATATTTATGGGAAATTTCACTTACAGTACATATGTAGTCCATTATGTTTACGTGTTTTATAGAACAGCAACAGCAACTAAACCTTTGGTTGTTTCTGATGGCATTTTGGtcagtaattattttactattattgttctatttactactaataataataataaaacaattttagcttcgatcatttttaatagacGCCACAATGTCATTTTTCCTCGGATTTCTGATgcacattttaattgaactgCCCGCATCGCAGCTACAGAAGCTATTTGTGCCACAGGTTAAGAAGAATAAAGTGCTCAACAAAATCGAATAACAATTTACaaagatatttttgtatacaatattttttcgccatttatatcaattgtaaaaatggtgaatgcgcacaAATTTGTCACAATAAAGAGTAATCACAAAAATGTTGTATAtagaatattaacataaatatatagaatataataaaaaatacacattacAATTATCTTCACTGATGATCAATGAAAAGTAAAGAtaaaaatcgatttaaaaaaattttattttaattatagatctctatttatattcaataaatcaattcGCTTTCAatctaattaatgttatgtaCCCTTTACAtcattaatttacaaacaaaaaatataaataaacaattatgcaCTGACAATATTGGCACCTTGAGTCTATATTAATCGAAAATATATGTTTGGTGCactttaatacattaattcttttaattattttattacgcaATTTTGTTTTGCGAAACACGGTGAACAAAGTAATTGATATGTTAGCATTTTATATTGGACACAGTACTTAAGTGTGCCAGTTTTAAACACCAATTCGAGAGACGATGATGATGAAGTTTACGTTCCTTGTGCTTTTTGTTTTGGTTCTCGGCTGTCATGGAAAAGTGTCAGgtaaacagaatttttataacaaaacaaaCTTTCTATACTAATTAGTTTTggattacaaataaaattatgaattttaagaaattaatttaatataatattttgccaATTCCATTTCACATTGGCCggtttatgattttatattatggtGGAGTTGAAGCACCTTAGATGAATCTCTTCATCACAAATCTAGTTTTTTTTAGACCGAATTTGGGggcatttttcttttttgaaattagacaatttaaataataattagtcaaTATGGcagagaaatatttatatttaaaatagaacatgttttaccattttaattgaattaattatgtagttttaattatttaacaatatttttgtatctccttaaatcttaaataaaaaaacatttaactattacattattacatttttatgttcaatttATCCAGATTATAAAAGGCTGATTTGTTgatcaataaaatgaaaaagaattatttacaattaaaatataatattatttattttgatgacattcacaaattaatttcaacatttctggaaagaaatcaaaatagatttttagagCAATTcatggttaaaaatttattaaagtattgtagaaaagaaaattattttaaggcgCCCTTCTTACTTAATATAAGAcagtttcttaattaattataattagaataattattaaatattaaacattttgtttaaatgcgttttaattaatgcatttaatatttaattgacacTAAATAATCAGTCAGTAGTAACAACAATAAGTAGTCttaattatactattaatgtaattacatcaaataaattgtttgtctCAAAACATCACATTTACAATGACG from Aethina tumida isolate Nest 87 chromosome 1, icAetTumi1.1, whole genome shotgun sequence includes:
- the LOC109599500 gene encoding nose resistant to fluoxetine protein 6 isoform X3, giving the protein MFDHDNLNRLMCLEKNINKSLSEVTDKWDTEYSYLDLRFNVDNVICKNYVGLFKIDLYDYIFLTSLAIYIAFLAYATYAHHKSGESVNKHIKAFSVWCNWKLALKDNQNTDFQKLKIFQYVRTISMVSVVLCHSQMSVGTAYIENTEYLENAYKHPLLSLVPAFDSYVVQIFFVISAWLLLIQVYEIKEKHGEFTLKSAYTIFINRVLRLWPSLILMILLHKSKISFKMYTGPFMELLVQDHNNCNNNWWQPLLFVNNLFLESKEMCNVATWYLSVDTQLYLASLIILYIMIKYNLGLKTLIALFSFISLIYAGVIYYNHVDMVVQIGPEISKLEKLISTRSIDILYFSTIANTNTFILGLCFGLIYYKKTRKEQYLYNNKTMSVIFYLSGSLSFIVLFITSTYNHRGVLGALVGSLLKPIFCLGICIFLLGVAEGRGGIVKKICEAKIFSVVANFTYCTYIFHFAVVFQKHITQRNLLNLNMFTLMYIFLTDVFQSFWVGFVMYFLIEKPMQNLQKTYGPKTSKIAYKTSCTLEICVKK
- the LOC109599509 gene encoding O-acyltransferase like protein — encoded protein: MKCSTRISSNNKMLLFCTVIVIIVGISLEVKSDLIPDDIYDEFPPIFHIDDQNKCHQENKHFCRVSLKLNPINESSEIWKSILKTKENINYYNHDELFYAICVEDACPQYQIEPNHIGDVIRKCYSKKHQHLGLDTKVVDYNCKDHIYEIGNYEIIFMCSFGLYMSLVLFATYYDYKHGKHKTVKFGMDIIKSLSIVTNWEKIKKINEQPKLRCMQGIRFYTMLLVIFCHTYASFIGGYVQDTKYLEQIYLNPLRHMLNNWLVFLVQTFFLFSAWLLSYHFFQTLEKSSVSLKRYVTLTFINRYLRIIPPVFLITTFGYSTWIFNFLYNGPVKDQYSDLEYKICQKNWWTTLLFINNISTEPEMCYFITWYLSADTQLYLLSLLIFSVIWKFRNRAFSIISIFIVVGMAIPGIVGYIFDLDIIFRISPENSKLNNFRTFLFNATYTSTYSNMATYMIGLMFGYIYYKCRQRRIFDNKIKKLLWWILFLGLPIMVVRITCYQYSRLTSALLIVILRPLYSIGIGVGILGMSEKIGGYAQSVCEWRPAIFMGNFTYSTYVVHYVYVFYRTATATKPLVVSDGILLRSFLIDATMSFFLGFLMHILIELPASQLQKLFVPQVKKNKVLNKIE